GGATCATCCCCGCGTTGGCGGGGAGCACAGCGAGAAGGCGCAGCAGCTGGCCGACGATTACGGATCATCCCCGCGTTGGCGGGGAGCACCCCCAGGACTAGCAACGACAGCAGGAATCGCACGGATCATCCCCGCGTTGGCGGGGAGCACCCAGCGAGTGCGTGGCCACGAATGCAGGTGGCCGGATCATCCCCGCGTTGGCGGGGAGCACAGCGAGAAGGCGCAGCAGCTGGCCGACGATTACGGATCATCCCCGCGTTGGCGGGGAGCACCGTATCGGGCTGATGGGTCTCGGGCGAATGATGGGATCATCCCCGCGTTGGCGGGGAGCACCGTTTGCGCCACTCCCAGGCACCCTGCGGCCCGGGATCATCCCCGCGTTGGCGGGGAGCACAGCCAGTACACAGCGTCCGCACCGTCGCCGTCCGGATCATCCCCGCGTTGGCGGGGAGCACAGGTTAGGTTGTCGAAGGATTGGCTGCTGGGGGGGATCATCCCCGCGTTGGCGGGGAGCACGGGGTGGGGGTCTCGGTGCGGGTCGCGGCCTCTGGATCATCCCCGCGTTGGCGGGGAGCACCCTGTCTCGGGGCCCCGGGCCACGATGACAGACGGATCATCCCCGCGTTGGCGGGGAGCACGTGACGCTGCCGCTGTCGTCGAGCAGCGTGCCGGGATCATCCCCGCGTTGGCGGGGAGCACCCATCGAGGCGCTGCTGCGTGAGGCACCCGAGGGGATCATCCCCGCGTTGGCGGGGAGCACCCGTCCTCCAGGCGCGCCAACACCGCCAGAGCGGGATCATCCCCGCGTTGGCGGGGAGCACCGAGGTTTGACGTGCTGCACGGTGCACGCCTGCGGATCATCCCCGCGTTGGCGGGGAGCACGCCACCGACTCCAACCGGTGGACCTCCGCCGACGGATCATCCCCGCGTTGGCGGGGAGCACTCTGTGACCCGCATGACCCGATGGCCTCCGAGCGGATCATCCCCGCGTTGGCGGGGAGCACGTCTCCGTGACCTCCTGCCAGCCGTCGGGCCCGGGATCATCCCCGCGTTGGCGGGGAGCACCAGCCGGCGAACGGGTTCACGATCTTGACGTACGGATCATCCCCGCGTTGGCGGGGAGCACATGGCGAAAAGCGCGTCGCCGAGATCCTCGGCCGGATCATCCCCGCGTTGGCGGGGAGCACACGGCCCGTGTGAAGGTGATGCACGCCAACGGCGGATCATCCCCGCGTTGGCGGGGAGCACACGGCCCGTGTGAAGGTGATGCACGCCAACGGCGGATCATCCCCGCGTTGGCGGGGAGCACTCCCGGTGGATAGGGAGTGGATTGCTGAACACAGGATCATCCCCGCGTTGGCGGGGAGCACAGCCGATCGGCGGCTGCGGGGTTCGATGCGGTGGGATCATCCCCGCGTTGGCGGGGAGCACTATCCGATGAGTATGCAGGCACCTATCCTCGCCGGATCATCCCCGCGTTGGCGGGAAGCACTGCCCCGCCGTCCTCCCCGTCCAACTACGCATAGGATCATCCCCGCGTTGGCGGGGAGCACTCGTCATCGTCATCGAGGTGGGCGAGCGGGTCCGGATCATCCCCGCGTTGGCGGGGAGCACATCGCGCCCCGCCTCGAGGACATGGCCGGCGGGGGATCATCCCCGCGTTGGCGGGGAGCACTTTAACGGGATTTCCGAAGGGGAGCAGGACCGGGGATCATCCCCGCGTTGGCGGGGAGCACCCATGGCCGTGCCGTCCCAGTAGCGCACGGCCGGGATCATCCCCGCGTTGGCGGGGAGCACGACGTGGCCTCGAAACTGGGGTTCGGCGCGGCGGGATCATCCCCGCGTTGGCGGGGAGCACGTTGCCGCATCACCAAGACCGAAAGCCGTGCCCGGATCATCCCCGCGTTGGCGGGGAGCACGTGGAGGGTCCGTTTCCGGAACTCTGCCGGGGGGGATCATCCCCGCGTTGGCGGGGAGCACTCGCGAGCGAACTCGTCGGCCTCCGCCGAAAGCGGATCATCCCCGCGTTGGCGGGGAGCACTTCAACTATGGCCCGCCTCCGGTCGAGTTCAGCGGATCATCCCCGCGTTGGCGGGGAGCACCTGCGCCTGTCTCGGGATGCCAACGGGCAGTACGGATCATCCCCGCGTTGGCGGGGAGCACTCGTCGAACTCGCAGACCCGCGGGTCGTCGAACGGATCATCCCCGCGTTGGCGGGGAGCACTCCGAGATCGCGCAGGTGCTCGGCTGGTCCCGGGGATCATCCCCGCGTTGGCGGGGAGCACCAGGCTGATCTGCTCGGTGTTGCAGGCGGCGCAGGATCATCCCCGCGTTGGCGGGGAGCACTGCGCCTGCGTGAGGCCAGCAGCGGCAGCAGCCGGATCATCCCCGCGTTGGCGGGGAGCACATCCTCGGAGGCATCGGTCGAGCCGGCGTTCGCGGATCATCCCCGCGTTGGCGGGGAGCACGGACCATGACGGACCATGTGCCGGTGCCGCCGGGGATCATCCCCGCGTTGGCGGGGAGCACACCGGCCCGCTGCCCAAGACGGCACTCGAACGCGGATCATCCCCGCGTTGGCGGGGAGCACCCGCCAGGCACGATGACCGCGCCAGACGGCCCCGGATCATCCCCGCGTTGGCGGGGAGCACAGCCCGTCGCACCCGTCGCACCAGACCCACCGGGGATCATCCCCGCGTTGGCGGGGAGCACGCGCACCGCTCGACCAGGTCGGCGGGGATGAGGGGATCATCCCCGCGTTGGCGGGGAGCACGGCAATCGCCGGGGGCTGCTGTCGTTCTAGGCCGGATCATCCCCGCGTTGGCGGGGAGCACACCTGCGTTGCGGTAGCCGACTGGCCAGCCTGCGGATCATCCCCGCGTTGGCGGGGAGCACGCGATGTTGAACACGGCAGTGTTGAGGGTGTCGGGATCATCCCCGCGTTGGCGGGGAGCACGGCTTGGCATAGGTCGTAGCTCACGCGGTCTCCGGATCATCCCCGCGTTGGCGGGGAGCACGTCACGAAGACGGTCAGCGGCACCCCGGAGCAGGGATCATCCCCGCGTTGGCGGGGAGCACCCGTCCAGCTCCTGGGACCTCCCGAGGAACACAGGATCATCCCCGCGTTGGCGGGGAGCACCCGTACCCCCGAAAGGACATTCCGATGGGACTAGGATCATCCCCGCGTTGGCGGGGAGCACTCTCGTGGGGTGTAGCCGTCGGCTCCGGCCTCGGGATCATCCCCGCGTTGGCGGGGAGCACGCGAAGCTTCGGTCGGTCGGTGTCGAGTTTGACGGATCATCCCCGCGTTGGCGGGGAGCACGGAAGGCTGTCACGATCGTGGGCACTGGCTTCCGGATCATCCCCGCGTTGGCGGGAGCACATTTCCGAGGGACCCGGCAATACCGGTCCACAGGGATCATCCCCGCGTTGGCGGGGAGCACTCGCGGACCAGGCCGACGAGGCGACGCTCTTGAGGATCATCCCCGCGTTGGCGGGGAGCACCGGGCGCGCTTGGTGCCGCCTGCGGTGGCGGACGGATCATCCCCGCGTTGGCGGGGAGCACGCGACGAGGGTGACCTTGCCCTTGAAGCCGCCCGGATCATCCCCGCGTTGGCGGGGAGCACTCTAGTTCCGTCCGGCATAACCAGAGCGTGCGGGGATCATCCCCGCGTTGGCGGGGAGCACTGACCATCCTTTCGTTCCGCTCCCGGCCGGCTCGGATCATCCCCGCGTTGGCGGGGAGCACAGGTCGAAGCCGAACTGGCCGCCATGCACGGCGGGATCATCCCCGCGTTGGCGGGGAGCACGCATCTACGACGGCGAGTACACCGGGCCGTGGAGGATCATCCCCGCGTTGGCGGGGAGCACGTCTCGACAGTGCGGATCACGTCGTCCATCGCGGGATCATCCCCGCGTTGGCGGGGAGCACCCTGTCTCGGGGCCCCGGGCCACGATGACAGACGGATCATCCCCGCGTTGGCGGGGAGCACTCTTTATGGTCTGTATCTGGTCTGGTCTGGTCGGGATCATCCCCGCGTTGGCGGGGAGCACGCAGCCAAGCCAGCGGCCAGATATCCGGCCGCCGGATCATCCCCGCGTTGGCGGGGAGCACACGAGGTGGCCGGCTGTGAGTGTGAAGTGACCGGGATCATCCCCGCGTTGGCGGGGAGCACCAATGGCTGGCAGTTGTTTTGTGCAGCGAACCAGGATCATCCCCGCGTTGGCGGGGAGCACTGTGCCCGGAACGCGGCCTACCCGCTGGGCACCGGATCATCCCCGCGTTGGCGGGGAGCACCTCGACCTCAGCGCCGCCGATTGGGAGCCCAGCGGATCATCCCCGCGTTGGCGGGGAGCACGCGCCGGTCGCCGGAGTTGATCGTCTCGGTGACGGATCATCCCCGCGTTGGCGGGGAGCACTACGGCAGCGTCCGGCCCGTGGTGCGGGCCTGGGGATCATCCCCGCGTTGGCGGGGAGCACTGACGGACGGCGCTATCTCCGTAGGTAAGTCCAGGATCATCCCCGCGTTGGCGGGGAGCACACCCCCGCCGCAAACGTCGGCTTGCCCACGACCGGATCATCCCCGCGTTGGCGGGAGCACGACGCGAGATCCGCGCCGGTCTGGATCAGCTCGGGATCATCCCCGCGTTGGCGGGGAGCACTCTACCTGACCCTGGCGGCCGAGTAGTCGGCTGGGATCATCCCCGCGTTGGCGGGGAGCACACCCGAGGAACCTCACCCTGCCCGGTGTGTGGGGGATCATCCCCGCGTTGGCGGGGAGCACTGTCGCCACGGTGCTGCCCTCCCCCGCGCTTACGGATCATCCCCGCGTTGGCGGGGAGCACACAACATTCTTCATGATGAAGTCGGCCAACGTCGGATCATCCCCGCGTTGGCGGGGAGCACTACGAACTCACCAGGCCGAGCGACAAGCAAGTCGGATCATCCCCGCGTTGGCGGGGAGCACGGTGGCTATATCCGGGACTTCGTCATCCCGTACCGGATCATCCCCGCGTTGGCGGGGAGCACGTATGGATTGACGTACTCCCCAGTATGGGGAAGGGATCATCCCCGCGTTGGCGGGGAGCACGTGGGGCGCTGCCGCAGTCGCAGCTGGATGCCCGGATCATCCCCGCGTTGGCGGGGAGCACACCATCATGCAGGCCAGCGCCGATACCGCGGACGGATCATCCCCGCGTTGGCGGGGAGCACGGGGCCTGCCTGCTCGAGCAGTGCGATCAGGGCGGATCATCCCCGCGTTGGCGGGGAGCACCGCTCCACGCAGCCCTCCGGTGACGGTGGGGCAGGATCATCCCCGCGTTGGCGGGGAGCACCCGATGAGGCCACGGTAGAGGCTGACCTGTCGGGGATCATCCCCGCGTTGGCGGGGAGCACACTTGCTGACAAGGACCTTAGTCCACCATCCGCATCATTCTCAGTCGGTTTGCGTCCTGCTTCGCAGGTAGCGGTACCTCGCCGCCTTCGGGATCACGGTTCGAACCGTAGGCCCCGTGATGTCGTTTGCCGGCGGCCTCCGCAACAGCACCATCCCGTCCAGGTCGACCGGCTCCCATCGATGGCCGACATTGCGCACCTCGAAGCCCTGCTCATTTCTTGCCGAGAGCACCATGAGCGCCGTTCCGGTCTCGATCCCGTCACAGGTGATCTTCCATAGTTCGTCCCGCACCCGGGGGTTCACCCGACCGACGAACACCCCCGGCGCCACCTCCATGAGCCACTTGGTCAGGTGTCCCCGGATTCCCTCAGGAACCTTGCTGAGTACGATCGTGATCACCAGTCCACCTCATCCCCGTACGAGACACCGGCCGCCACCGCCCCAGCCCGGTCATCCCACAGCTGGATCACATCGATATCCAACTCAGTCTCGTCACCCGGCAGGAGCAGATCCCTCAGATCCCGGACGCAGCGCTTGAGGATGTCCCCCTCTCGCAACGCGTCGCGCACCGCCCTACGCACCTCCCCCGTAATGTCCGGAGGATCGTCAGCGACGGTGTCGAAGGCGATCGGGATCGTGCACTGCGCCTTGTAGAGGTCGGCCATGTCATAAACCAACGCACGGGAATGGCCAGTGTGAACGAACCCGAGCCCCGGCGAGCATCCGAGGCTGACGATGACCGCGTGAACAACGCCGTAGAGGCAGGAGTGGGCAGCAGACAACGCCTGGTTGATGGCGTCGGAATCAGTGAACGCTTCGGGATCGTAATCGCGACGTTTCCAGTCGACCCCCGTCCGCTCGGAATGGAGCCGATAGATCGACCGGACGCGTGCCCCCTCCCGGCCCCGTAGCTGCTGCATCGTCAGGCCGGAGACGACTTCATCGGGAAACCGCATCTCGTACATGCGCCTCGCGACCGCGAGCCGCTTACGGGTGTTGGAGACCGCATCGGCCTGCGCCTCGAGAAGGCGCGTGCTGCGCGCCAAAGACGAGCCATGCGCGTAGTAGCGGACCCCCTGCTCCCCCACCCACACCACAGTCACCCCGCACTGCGCCAGCAACATCATGGCGTGATGCGTGACCCGCGTTCCGGGGCCCAGCAGCACGGCACTCAGCGTCGCGGCCGGCACATGGACGGTGCCGCGCTGATCGGTCGCGGTGATGGCGTTACTGTCACGGCTGATCGTGCAGCGCTCCAGGTGGAGGAAGGTGACCCTGTCCTCCACCCGGAGCAGCTGACGTGACGACGGAGGCGCCGCCCCCTTCATCACAAGGGCGCGAGTGTCATCAGGCCACAGCCGTAGGCCTTGGCCCTGCCGATCCCTGAGGTCAGCGCCCGTCGGAATGCCTCCGGATCGGTGACTCTCAGAGCACCGTCGAACGTGGCACGCCCCAGCGTGACGGTGCCCTCCGCGCGCCGGAACTTGCGGACCTCACGGCTGGTCAGCGTGAACGTGGGCTCCTCAGCGGACCCCAGGTCCACGCCGATCGCTTCCTGGCGTGACGAGAGCCACCCGACCTGCTGCGCCACCGTCACGTGCGCGACGATCTGCTGTCGCCCGTTGATGGTTGCCCGATGGACCGGGTTGGCCGTCAAGCGGAACGCCCACGCAGACCCCTCCGACACCGCATCAAGGAGAGGCACATACGACATCGACTGGGTCGTCGGCTGGCTCGGCCACCCGGCCTGCTCCTCGACATGGACGAAGTCGGGAGTCTTCTCACTGAGGACGTACAGGGCGGGTCGCAGCGGATCGTCGGGGTCGATCCGCCAGAGAGGCCTGCCCGGCTCCACATCCGGCGGGAACCCACTCATGATCGCCGCATGCATGGCCTGCGGCGAGCCGAGCAGCTTCCGCGCACCGTCACGCCGAACGTTGAGATACGTACGGGTCAGGATCATTTCACTCCTCCCAGGAAGGCCATCGGATCGTGTGCAGGCCCGCCGCGGCTTTCGGCTACGTCGTTGCCGGTGGGGATGACGACGAAACTGTCGACGACCATGCGTGTGCCGTACTGACGGCGCTCGGGGTCCCAGGAGACCGGGACGTCCGGGAGCTCCTTGCTGGGGACCTCGTCCGGGAACACGGACTGGTCGGCCTGAACGGGCAGTTCCACGCTGCTCTCACGCCTCGCCTGCCGCCGCCCCGTCTCGCCTGCCATCCACGGCATGTCGCTCAGCGACTCGGCTACTGACGCCTCGACGATGTCGAGGACAATCCGTCCTTCGGGCACACATGCCCGCCGACCGAAGTACAGCGGAAAAGCGGGATCACGGAGCGACTCCGCCAGCCCCTCCAGCACCTCACGCGGGCCACCGATGTGGGCGGTGAACACCGCATCCGACCAGTAGTAGCGGTCGGTCAACGGCATGGCCGCCCCCGTGACCTGATGATGCGCGGTGTGAAAGTCACGGAGGGGTTGGCCCTGCTGTTCGGTTCGCACTCCGAGCTCGAGCTTCAGCAGGTCCTCGATGGGGTCGCTCCTTCTGCGGCCCTCGGCGGCGGCGAGCAGCCCAAGAATCCCACTCTTGGTGGGAATCGGCTCCGTGCCGCGGCGGGTGAATCGGCTGGTGGCCCCCCAGCTCTGTAGGGGGCCCGCCAACCTGAGCCTCAGGACGCTCACACCGACTCCAGCACGCTGCTGCCAGCAGCCTCCACGAGCTCGTCGAACGAGCGCAGGTCGCCGAGGTCCGCCAGTGCTCCCAGCTCGGACGGCGTACCGGTGACCCACACGCTGCTCGGCTGACGCCAGGTGCCGAACACCTCTGAAGCGTGCTTGGCCAGGGCTTCGACCGCCCGGGCGACGTAGCCGTCACTCGAGCGGATGGGCTTCTCGAAGGCGCCGACGAGGCTGCTCGGCTGGCCGCTGGCGACGGTCACGAGAACGGCAGCCGGCCTGGTGCCGTTCGCGAACGTGTTCTGCTTCCCCGAGGGCATCGAGTTGACGAAACTCCGGACGAAGGCCTCGAGCGCGAGACGCGCCGCCTCCTCATCGCCGAGGTTGGCCCGCAGCTGATCAAGGTTCACCGCGGCGTAGCGGTAGAGGGTCGAGGACACGAAACCGACGGTGCCCATCATTCCGGCGCCCGCGTCCTCCTCGTCAGCGTTACGGCTCTTGGCGTCGTCGACTGCGGTGAAGAAGTCGAACTCGGGGATGGCCTCGTGGACGCTGATGGCATGGGCAACCTGGCAGGCCGCGTCGACGTTGAGATCAGCGGCGTCGGCGACCATCCGGCCGAAGAGGGCGATGTCGACGGAGTGGTCAGCGTCAACGAGATCCTTGACCTTGGCGGCCTTCATGGCATTGAGCGGGTTGTCCTCGCCGCTGGCCTCGATGGCTGCGGCCGCAAGGCTCTCGAGTTGGCGCTGCGACAGGAACACCAGGTACCCGGTTTCCGGAGCCCCCGCCGTGTCCTTGCCGGTCTTGCGGGGTACAGGCTTCTTGAAGCCGGCCGCTTCCATGGCCGCCACAGCAAGCTCCTGAGCCTGGGGGGCCAGGTCTTCACGGGCTTCGACGATCATTTTCTCGATCGACGTGACCAGCATCCGGCTGCGGGTGCCGACGTCCTTCGGATCGAGGTGATTGTTGAAGTCGGTGCGCATGGCGCGCTTCCATGACTGTGAGGACACCCGGGCGCGCGTGACGCCGCCGTAGATGGCGCTCTTGGGGGATCCGGTGTCGTCGCGGTTGAGGTTCGCCGGAGGAACGGACTGGATCGCGTGGATCTCGAGGTACGTGGTCATTCTGAAACTCCTTCGTTGGATTCGGTCTGCAGGTAGTGGAAGTCGCGGCCCCAGCGGCGGTGCACGTCACGTGCACCGGAGGGAGCCAGGAACCAGTAGAGGTCTTCGGCGTATCGGCCGTAGTCGAACGCGATCTCATGCGTGCGAAGCTGGGTGATCAGCCCTCGCGAGTGGGCAAGGAGCCCTGGCAGAGTGCTCGCCGTCGACATGGCAGTGAACCGGCGGTAGACCGGTGACTCATGCGGCTCCGCCTTGTTCGAGATGTCGGCGAGGCGCCGGACGGCACGGCCGAACGGCTGCTTCGGATCGTGCATGTTCCGCGACCGGGACTGCTGATGCACCGCGAACTGCGTGAGGGCGATGTGCACCGCCTGCTCGGCCCGCTCCCGGTAGCCCCGGGGTAGGTCCGCAGGGATGCCTTCCAGGGTCACTGCCCAGACGGCGGGGGCAGTTCCGGGCTCGGCCGCAGCAGCCTGACGCAGCTGCGCCAGGAGAGCCTTGGAGTTCGGCGACATGCGGCCGGGGTCAGCCCCGACCAATTGATGGATGCGTCGGGTGACGAATGACCCGACTTTGAAGTCACTGCTCATTGTCTGCTTCCTTGTTGGGATCCTGCGGGTAGGCAAGCACCAGCTCCTTGCGGAGAGCGGCGCGGAGGTAACTCTCGGCCTTCGCTGCGGTCATATAGCCAAACTTCGTCATGCGCCCCGTTACCGCAGCCGGGCTGCAGCTCACGGCCATGCGAGCGGCCAGGGTTTCGATCACTGCCGCCACGCGCCTGTGCCAGTCGCGGCGGGCCTCGATCGTGTCGGTGTCGGCATCGAGGGTGCCCAGCCAGCTGCGGGCGGGGTGGTCGAGCTCAGCCCAGGCTGTCTCACGGGCACGATCCCGGGCTCCATCGACACCGTCGAAATCCCCGGCAGCGCTGGCGATGTTCGCGGCCATCCGTCCCAGTGCCCACACTGCCTGGTCGGCAGAGCGGACGACGTCGTAGAGCATCAGCTGCACCTCGGCGGCGTCCTCGCCGAGCATGCGGAGCCGCAGGTCGAGTGAGTCGTGCACCATGTCGTTGACGGTCGCTTCCTGTGGACCGTACTCAATGCCGACCAGCTCAACCACCACCTCCGTGTCCAGTTCCGTGAACTGCTCGGAGTGCCCGGCGAGGCTGGCGACCGTCGCCGGCCGGATGCTCTCCTCATGCCCGTCCGCCGTCCGGCTCGGGGCGTCCGAAACCAGTCCCGGCATGCCTCGCCATGCGGCCCGGCTGGGGTCGTGCTTGCGGGGCATGTAGACCGGGATCTTGTGCTTTTTGCTCTGCGGCTCGGAGTAGCGCCATGCGGTCATGTGCTCGAGCGACTGCCGGTTTTGGGGCGTCATCCGATCGCCCTGGGCCAGAACGACACCCGTGACACCGTCGCGATCCCCGACAAGCCGGATCCGGCGCGACTGCCAGACCAGCACTTGTACCGGGCCCTGGGGATCGGGTTCCATCTGTCGCACTGCTGTCTGCGGCACGTCGTTCGTCCAGACTGGGCGATCGAGCGGGTTTTCCGGCGTCGGCACCACGTTGTAGACCAGCGTGTGGGCGAGGGTCTGGCCATGCAGCACAACGCCTCCGATCTGCCCTGCCCAGGCGGGGCCGATGGGGTATCCCTTGCCCGCCTTGACCTCTGGATCCCCGACGGCGCCCGAGCGGATGCCAGCCGCATCGAAGGCCTGCGCATGCACCACCCACAGCGCCGCCTCGTGGGCCGGGATAACCCTCAGTGCTTCCCCTCCACGCGTCGTCAGGAAGGGGGCCCCGTTGGGCACATCGCTGATCAGCTTCTCCAATGGCGAGGCCTCGTCCTTGGCTGTGCGGAGGCCCACGACCTGCATGAACGGACGCTCCGGATGGAAGAGGTCGAAACGGTCCGCGTAGCGATCGAGGTAGGCCGCGATGGTGGACTGGTCCAGCCCATCGCGGAGACTTGCAGCCACGTCCGCGCTCCGATGGAACCCGACCGCGTCGTGATGGATGGCCAGGAGAAGTCTCAGGACGGCGAACGATTGGGTCGGCAGATCTGCGCTGATACGCCGCACCTCGCTGGCACGCGTGAAGGCATCGCGGATGGACAGCCGCACGGCTGAGCCGTCGGTGAGGATCGCCGGGATCCAGCGTTCGGTGAGCAGGTCGTAGCTCATGAGTCGTTCACCTCCATCCCCTGTTCGGGCGAGTAACGCAGCTCATAGCTGCGCGTCCCCACCGTGAGTGTCGTTGACAAGGTGTTACTCCCTTCGTGGGTCTGTGCCATGACGAGCAGCAGTTCGCTGCGGAGCAGTGGGTGTCGCCTCAGAAGCCAGCGCCGGGTGCGGGGGTCGCGGTCGATCTCTTGGATGACCGCATCCAGCGCCCCGTCCCAGCGCGTGAGCCGCCCGGGGAGGCGCACGGACCAGCTGGCCACCTCGCGTGCGAGGTCGTCGCTGGGCAGTGACGAGACGTCCAGGATGCTGGTTCCCGT
The DNA window shown above is from Tessaracoccus defluvii and carries:
- the cas2e gene encoding type I-E CRISPR-associated endoribonuclease Cas2e, whose protein sequence is MITIVLSKVPEGIRGHLTKWLMEVAPGVFVGRVNPRVRDELWKITCDGIETGTALMVLSARNEQGFEVRNVGHRWEPVDLDGMVLLRRPPANDITGPTVRTVIPKAARYRYLRSRTQTD
- the cas1e gene encoding type I-E CRISPR-associated endonuclease Cas1e, with the translated sequence MKGAAPPSSRQLLRVEDRVTFLHLERCTISRDSNAITATDQRGTVHVPAATLSAVLLGPGTRVTHHAMMLLAQCGVTVVWVGEQGVRYYAHGSSLARSTRLLEAQADAVSNTRKRLAVARRMYEMRFPDEVVSGLTMQQLRGREGARVRSIYRLHSERTGVDWKRRDYDPEAFTDSDAINQALSAAHSCLYGVVHAVIVSLGCSPGLGFVHTGHSRALVYDMADLYKAQCTIPIAFDTVADDPPDITGEVRRAVRDALREGDILKRCVRDLRDLLLPGDETELDIDVIQLWDDRAGAVAAGVSYGDEVDW
- the cas6e gene encoding type I-E CRISPR-associated protein Cas6/Cse3/CasE; amino-acid sequence: MILTRTYLNVRRDGARKLLGSPQAMHAAIMSGFPPDVEPGRPLWRIDPDDPLRPALYVLSEKTPDFVHVEEQAGWPSQPTTQSMSYVPLLDAVSEGSAWAFRLTANPVHRATINGRQQIVAHVTVAQQVGWLSSRQEAIGVDLGSAEEPTFTLTSREVRKFRRAEGTVTLGRATFDGALRVTDPEAFRRALTSGIGRAKAYGCGLMTLAPL
- the cas5e gene encoding type I-E CRISPR-associated protein Cas5/CasD; its protein translation is MSVLRLRLAGPLQSWGATSRFTRRGTEPIPTKSGILGLLAAAEGRRRSDPIEDLLKLELGVRTEQQGQPLRDFHTAHHQVTGAAMPLTDRYYWSDAVFTAHIGGPREVLEGLAESLRDPAFPLYFGRRACVPEGRIVLDIVEASVAESLSDMPWMAGETGRRQARRESSVELPVQADQSVFPDEVPSKELPDVPVSWDPERRQYGTRMVVDSFVVIPTGNDVAESRGGPAHDPMAFLGGVK
- the cas7e gene encoding type I-E CRISPR-associated protein Cas7/Cse4/CasC → MTTYLEIHAIQSVPPANLNRDDTGSPKSAIYGGVTRARVSSQSWKRAMRTDFNNHLDPKDVGTRSRMLVTSIEKMIVEAREDLAPQAQELAVAAMEAAGFKKPVPRKTGKDTAGAPETGYLVFLSQRQLESLAAAAIEASGEDNPLNAMKAAKVKDLVDADHSVDIALFGRMVADAADLNVDAACQVAHAISVHEAIPEFDFFTAVDDAKSRNADEEDAGAGMMGTVGFVSSTLYRYAAVNLDQLRANLGDEEAARLALEAFVRSFVNSMPSGKQNTFANGTRPAAVLVTVASGQPSSLVGAFEKPIRSSDGYVARAVEALAKHASEVFGTWRQPSSVWVTGTPSELGALADLGDLRSFDELVEAAGSSVLESV
- the casB gene encoding type I-E CRISPR-associated protein Cse2/CasB; protein product: MSSDFKVGSFVTRRIHQLVGADPGRMSPNSKALLAQLRQAAAAEPGTAPAVWAVTLEGIPADLPRGYRERAEQAVHIALTQFAVHQQSRSRNMHDPKQPFGRAVRRLADISNKAEPHESPVYRRFTAMSTASTLPGLLAHSRGLITQLRTHEIAFDYGRYAEDLYWFLAPSGARDVHRRWGRDFHYLQTESNEGVSE
- the casA gene encoding type I-E CRISPR-associated protein Cse1/CasA yields the protein MSYDLLTERWIPAILTDGSAVRLSIRDAFTRASEVRRISADLPTQSFAVLRLLLAIHHDAVGFHRSADVAASLRDGLDQSTIAAYLDRYADRFDLFHPERPFMQVVGLRTAKDEASPLEKLISDVPNGAPFLTTRGGEALRVIPAHEAALWVVHAQAFDAAGIRSGAVGDPEVKAGKGYPIGPAWAGQIGGVVLHGQTLAHTLVYNVVPTPENPLDRPVWTNDVPQTAVRQMEPDPQGPVQVLVWQSRRIRLVGDRDGVTGVVLAQGDRMTPQNRQSLEHMTAWRYSEPQSKKHKIPVYMPRKHDPSRAAWRGMPGLVSDAPSRTADGHEESIRPATVASLAGHSEQFTELDTEVVVELVGIEYGPQEATVNDMVHDSLDLRLRMLGEDAAEVQLMLYDVVRSADQAVWALGRMAANIASAAGDFDGVDGARDRARETAWAELDHPARSWLGTLDADTDTIEARRDWHRRVAAVIETLAARMAVSCSPAAVTGRMTKFGYMTAAKAESYLRAALRKELVLAYPQDPNKEADNEQ